In a single window of the Coffea eugenioides isolate CCC68of chromosome 3, Ceug_1.0, whole genome shotgun sequence genome:
- the LOC113766680 gene encoding ATP-dependent DNA helicase PIF1-like: protein MTHKAGIEEVDKLFRDLMDSSEIFGSKVIVFGGDFRQRELQKIQLKENMRAKSDPNFTEYLLRIGNGTEPVIYDENVEIPAKMLIRYTIEEESLTALINTVYPDFSIFVGRDSFDYISRDTCLDPSQQAILEDFINNLMPNGLPPHRLILKQNTPIMLLRNIDPPEGLCNGTRLLCRSLKSNVIDAIISSGEFSGKQVFLHRICFRVEDDPNYPISFERIQFPVRLCFAMTINKAQGQTLDFVGIYLHEPVFSHGQLYVAISRAKNNNSSKILIRPPIHDITLDNLTANIVYQEVLHLANA from the exons ATGACACATAAAGCTGGAATTGAGGAAGTTGATAAATTATTCAGGGATCTAATGGACAGCTCCGAGATATTTGGATCAAAGGTCATTGTTTTTGGAGGAGATTTCAGACAA CGCGAACTCCAAAAGATACAACTGAAAGAAAATATGAGAGCAAAATCGGACCCCAATTTTACAGAATATCTTCTTCGTATCGGCAATGGAACTGAACCAGTTATATATGATGAAAATGTTGAGATACCTGCAAAAATGCTCATCAGATATACCATTGAAGAAGAATCTTTAACTGCTCTAATCAACACAGTGTAtccagatttttcaatttttgttggCA GAGATTCTTTTGATTATATCAGCCGTGACACATGCTTAGATCCTTCTCAACAAGCCATTCTGGAAGATTTCATAAACAACCTCATGCCTAATGGTTTACCTCCACATCGATTAATTCTAAAGCAAAATACACCAATTATGCTGCTTCGGAACATTGATCCACCTGAGGGACTATGTAATGGCACTAGACTTTTATGTAGATCATTAAAATCTAATGTAATAGATGCTATTATAAGCTCAGGTGAATTCAGTGGAAAACAAGTCTTTCTCCATAGGATTTGCTTTAGAGTTGAAGATGATCCAAATTATCCAATCTCTTTTGAAAGGATACAATTTCCTGTAAGGCTTTGTTTTGCAATGACTATCAACAAAGCTCAGGGACAAACTTTAGACTTTGTTGGTATTTATCTTCATGAGCCTGTATTTTCACATGGCCAGCTTTATGTTGCCATTTCAAGAGCTAAAAATAACAATTCTAGCAAGATCCTTATACGACCTCCTATACACGATATTACCTTGGACAATTTGACTGCAAATATAGTTTACCAAGAAGTTTTGCACTTAGCTAATGCATAG